One genomic region from Quercus robur chromosome 4, dhQueRobu3.1, whole genome shotgun sequence encodes:
- the LOC126723034 gene encoding F-box/kelch-repeat protein At3g23880-like, whose product MSQTRDPRPQPRSLRQSKNHLPHDVVLNILTRLPVKSVLRFRCVCKPWGSSIASPNFISTHLSNTNNDDDQDQTFLIQTRIQYNTRKIPIISKVLCCDCTFDWLFEYPTPSVFDLNMSRMVGSCNGLVCLVQHGNRSIYLWNPSIRKFKRLPDSCLSQHFSNGQDDWVSTGFACQSKTNDYKVVKLWCTPVVAEVYTLSSDSWRRAEISLKSNVVVSYIDFFTDPHFVSGALHWLAYHTESEREGEFLDRMMILSFDVDNEEFGETALPDGDKLHQRSLFVFKGNLAFITYGYPENDDDKMPDSQCFIWVMREYGVHESWNKLFSIRFENVDISFYGCTEHGELLLDKKVKEESEDGEIKIYYCNESTILSNDTAIVSLDPKTLHEKDLIILRYVTNIVSTFKESLVFLDGATELSG is encoded by the coding sequence ATGTCTCAAACAAGAGATCCTCGTCCACAACCTCGGAGCCTCCGACAAAGTAAGAACCATCTCCCACACGACGTCGTACTGAACATCCTGACAAGGCTTCCAGTCAAATCAGTCCTAAGATTCAGGTGCGTTTGCAAACCTTGGGGCTCCTCAATCGCTAGTCCTAATTTCATATCCACCCACCTTAGTAACACCAACAACGATGATGATCAAGATCAAACTTTTCTCATACAGACGCGTATTCAATATAATACGCGTAAGATTCCAATAATCTCTAAGGTTCTTTGTTGTGACTGCACGTTTGATTGGCTTTTTGAGTATCCAACTCCCTCTGTTTTTGATTTAAACATGTCCCGAATGGTCGGTTCTTGCAATGGTTTAGTGTGTCTAGTTCAACATGGAAATCGTTCTATATATTTGTGGAACCCcagtattagaaaatttaagagATTGCCTGATTCGTGTCTAAGCCAACATTTTTCTAATGGCCAAGATGATTGGGTTTCTACCGGATTTGCTTGTCAGTCCAAGACAAATGACTACAAGGTTGTAAAGCTTTGGTGTACTCCAGTTGTGGCCGAGGTTTACACATTAAGCTCGGACTCGTGGAGAAGGGCTGAAATCTCATTGAAATCCAATGTTGTGGTCTCCTATATCGACTTTTTTACAGATCCCCATTTTGTTAGTGGGGCTTTGCATTGGTTGGCTTATCATACTGAAAGTGAAAGGGAAGGGGAATTCCTAGATCGAATGATGATTTTGTCATTTGATGTCGATAATGAGGAATTTGGGGAGACGGCACTACCTGATGGAGATAAATTGCACCAGCGAAGTCTATTTGTGTTCAAGGGAAATCTGGCTTTCATAACATATGGATACCCCGAAAACGATGACGACAAAATGCCAGATTCGCAATGCTTCATTTGGGTAATGAGGGAGTACGGTGTACATGAATCATGGAATAAACTTTTTTCTATCCGGTTTGAAAATGTTGATATAAGTTTCTATGGTTGCACTGAACATGGTGAACTTCTACTTGACAAGAAAGTCAAGGAAGAATCCGAAGAtggtgaaataaaaatatattattgcaATGAGTCTACGATTCTTTCAAATGACACTGCGATTGTTTCACTAGACCCTAAAACTTTACATGAGAAGGACCTTATTATCCTACGATATGTTACAAATATAGTTAGTACGTTCAAGGAAAGCCTTGTGTTTCTTGATGGAGCAACCGAGCTATCTGGATAA